In Mytilus edulis chromosome 8, xbMytEdul2.2, whole genome shotgun sequence, the genomic window ttaaaacaataaaaaagatcGACTTCTCGATTGTAAATACCGACCACTTTATTTGGCAGCAGGCACAATTCTAGATTGATTCATAAAGCATTTCACCCCTCTTCAGCGAATAATATAACATGCTGGCGAGTCACGAAACCACGTCAGCCATTAATATAACAGAGAATGCTTACTTTTTTCCGTGAAATGTCGTTAGCTAGTGATAAATTGAAGAACGATGCCTAAAACCAGTTATTCATTAGTATAAGTAGTACTAGTATGTCATTCATGCAGATGGTTGTTTTCATGTGTTGTGAAATAGTCATTTCAAGTATCATGTGCCCGGAAATGACGTCGTGAAGTGAGTGTAGTTTTGTCCTAACCTACATGTAAAGATCGAATTAGCTTTTGTGGCGTTTTGTGCAATATGCAATTTAAAAATACTGTTGAAAGTTTATCATCCATTTAAAATTCACGCAGAAAAACATCGTGTTGCACTCAGCAGAGGGAGATGAATGAGTTTCTCCATTCTCACCTTGAGATTCTCCTTTCTCACTTGAGATTATCCTTTCTCATCTCGAGATTCTCCTTTCTcgtcttttcccccctttttcttgGTACATGTAAACTACCTGGTCATTGACAGGAACACAGATGTTCCTGTGTTATTCAGGAGGTTTGAACACATTATTTTTCTGTGTTGAATTACGATATATTTGAACGTAGAACACCGGGTCAGTAGACGAATCAATCATCGGCAATAATAATAGAAACGGAAAACTCCGACAACCCAATATCAAGATGTATAATCATCGTTCAAGCAAAGGCAGACTTTTATAATGTCGAGTATTGATCGATATATAGGTTCTTACAATGCTGGAGATGAatgaaagaaacatatttaatatACGGGAATCTTTTTATAAAATCTAGGTTATAGTTCTGTGCCATACTCGCCGATCTTTAACTGGATGGTGGAATGAACTTTCAAAGGTGTTTTCATACTTTTTGTAATTGTACATTTCAtcggggattttttttttaattgaaccaCACTGTATGTATTGTTGTTTGTGTATCGTGTATTCAGTGCATTTGTAGAAAATTGTAGTCTAGtaattttaaaattgtgaaaatatgtACTAAATGATTATTAAAAGCAATTTAACAAATAATCATTATTTATCTAAACCACTGAACAACGTTACCTTCACAGATCTTCACAGGAACTGAAACCTAATGGAAAGTCttgaaaataaactgtttaaaagtATGGAAAAGGTGAAAGTCGTAGTATACATTGAACAAAATTTTACAAGCAGTTGTTTTTGTCCTTATATTATATATGCagcattgttgaagaccatacagtGACCCATTATAATTATGGGTCACTGTATTTATCACTAGTtgtttggtctctggtggagggttgtctcattggcgatctcACAATATcgttttatttctaaatacaaTGTTAACCAAAGAAGCATAAATAACACAAGTAGCTTTAAAGAAAAACCTCCAAGAACCGAGCATTGTCAATTTTCACACGTATCATTGGTTAGACTTGACATATATGTTATTATGTTTCATACAAATGATTAAAAATCATCGAAGAAAGTAAGTTTTACAAACTCAGTACTAATTTGAGCAGACAGAACTCTATTAACCACTAATCCTTGATGTATCTATCGTCTGCCATTTTAACTTTTCTATGTTATTCTATATAAATTTGCATGGTCTTTTttagggaaaaaaaataattccatcATTCTTTACGACACATATTTACACAATCAATTATGATTTGTACACCAACAATGTTCCAGAAACCAAAAGACCAACACAAGATTTATTTATCACTTAGGAAGTCAAATCGCGACCTGAAGACTTCACCTGTATTTTTCTCCTTAGCTTCAACAACCAATTCCGTACCACCGAACTCGATTCTGACCTGAATATTGTTCCCGGATGTAACTTCCGAACTTATGTTGATCATCATTTCTCCAAGAAGTTTACAGCTATCATCAATGACATGTTTCGGATCTTTCATGCTTGAAGTGTAAACACGAACTCTATTATTCTGACCTTTGGCACTGAAGGGCATAGAATGTTCATCGCCTTTGTTGATTGGTTGACCCTTTTCCACAAATTTGTGAAATACGTCACGACACAACACAGCACTACCAGACGCAAACCGCAATTCCTCAGGATCGCCTTTAGTAAATAGTCTGCTAATGCCTATTCCGTACGTCATACGACTAACTCGAACAGATATAAGTTTCGGGCGATGTCCGAACAAGACGGCACCTTTCAGAACCGCTAAACCAGCATCTTGAGGCACGATCACCTTATGCTTTGGAAATCGTGCCTTGATTGTTTCCTGAACGATCGGAGACTCGGAGAACCCTCCAACTAACAAGAAAATATTTGTATCTTTAGCAACCGGTTGATTTAATATTTCTCTGATGTGTTCAACAAGATGTTCCAGGGGATCCCGAAAGAAACCCTTCAATAATTCTGAGTCAATTTTCAGCTTGTCAGCAGTTTGGGAAACACGGTTAACATACATCGATTGCTCAATTGCTTCCTTAAGAGTCTTGCCCTTCAATACAGTATACGTTTCAATAAGTGCCGATGGCAgtttaatatatgtatttttgcTCATGCCTTCTTTAACTGTTCTCTTTTTTACTTCGAACTCCCTTCCCATATCGAAATGGTCCGAGGCATTTCTTTTCTGAAATTCGGCATACACGTCTTCTTCAactatatctattaaaagttGTTCAAACGCTTGGTCTACTTTGATTCCTCCCCACGCGCCGCCGCTCGCACTGTGGAGTTCCTTCAAAGTACCGTCTTCTGCAACCTGGTGAATTGTTATATCAGCAGTGCCACCTGTGATAAGAAATGTCAAAATTTGTTGAAACAAGGATCTTGAAAATACATTTTAGTTTTCCTTAAATAGCCCAAAGTTACACTGCATTGTCGGATGGGTGATGTTCTTTATGGAGATACGTCAAAAGATAAACTTTGTGGTATCCGTTCCATACATGAAGTTCTTGATTGTTTTTTTCCTTGCTCGAAACTAAATTTAACAAATTACCAGCACATACCGATAAAACGAAAAAGGGGTGTaacttgtccattcgttttttatgtgttttgtcatttcattttgtcatgtgattatggactttccgattagattttcctctaagttcagtacttttgtgattttactttttaaagcttttttttttatatatgtagggAATTGCCAAAGCCGTGTTAGCATTACAAATGACGTTTTATAAGAGATTAGTTAGTCAATAGTTATCTGAATTTAGAATGGTTTTGGAATTATGATGCACCAATATGCCGAATACCCCCAAAAATGTCAAAGGTTACAGACCTTATGGATAGTCAAAACACGAAAAATATCCCCTATCAATCAATTTATCGAACTTGAAGGGGAAGGGTAAGATCAGAGTTTAGCTGTTTTATGCTTATCTTGATGACTTATAGATTTTACATGTAGCTTTGATTTTATTCACCAAAGtataatcataaaataaatgtgtttatgttTAAGTCATAAATTCTAAATTGTTCATAAACTACTGACCTCCAAGATCTACAACCATGTATTTTGACCCGGATGTGAATATGCTTTGTCCAGAGGCGTCTGAGGTATATCTACACAAAACCGAGGCTGCTTCTGGTTCAAGGGCTACCAGCAGTTGGTCATTAAATATGTCTGCCTGGAATGTAAAAGCAAGATTTAGTTTAGTACCAATTCAAAAACTTCTTAAAACCTCCaaaaattgcatttctttttGTCCGAAGCaatgttatattatataaaaaagaagatgtggtatgattgccaatgagacaactatccacaaaagaccaaaatgacacacggacattaacaactatatgtcactatacggccttcaacaatgatcaatgcccataccgcatagtcagctataaaaggccccgataagacaatgtaaacaattcaaacgagaaaactaacggccttatattAGCATTCTTTTTTCATATTCTAAATATACAAAACAAGTAGGGATAATTCACTAAAGATGTCCTAGTTTTCTTTCTCACTGTATCGGCAAAAACCTTAAAGGTCTAATGTTTTTAATATCAATGATTGTTTTTAacggagttttttttttataaaatactttgGGTTGAGGTATTAAAAcggatttatatatttttttcttgtttcagaATCCCTATATTTCTGTTgtatatttgtcatttaaaaaagaacCCATTGTTAATAAACCTATTGCGTTAAGCTGTGCAATTTTGGTCAAGGATTTAAAGTGTAAAagtgttcattttttaaaatgaaaagcaATTCAGGactgactgtaatattttttctgtctatgaagaaacaacataaaaaagtggtgcacactaaataacgCGCGTAGTGGGTTATTTTATAGAGtgcatctattttttttttatgttatttcgaatagatagAAACAAAATTACAGTCAGTCCTTATAATTTAgttctaaattccatttaaagCCCGAATagtcatgaaaaaaaaaacgttgacgACGTCACGGTTACATGACAAAAtcatgtctatgagctgatagacaaaccACCGTCACCAATCAGATGACGCGTTACATACACAACTGAATTATTTCTGTATGAATGTAAACCTTACACGTTGTGCAGCTTCTCTCATAAATTGTTTGGCAGCGTCAGTCCAAATTGCAGGAACCGTTATAACCCATTGGACTTCATTTTCATCTATCTCCATTCCTGCACGTTTGAAATTCTCTAGCGCGTGGTTCTTCAGAAAAGCTATACCATGTCCAAAGACTGCCTTCGCTTGAACCTCTTCTCCATTTGCTGCTGCAATCTTGGTATCTCTGTTCAAACCCTGAAATTATAGAACATAGCGAAAATTAAGGGGGTACATCTTGACTAAAATTAGTTTTGCTCAGTTATTTTTTACGTCATTTCTAGTGTTACTAACGGATCCCGACATCCCTAAAtacgaaaaaagaattcccggatcccgaaagggtcgattccgaaatcccgagcttaaagaCACCCGATCCCGGAATCCCGATAAAGGTCCTTTCCCCCTCTTggaacaaacataaaaaaaatatggattttacccattgtttaaggccgtatggtgacatatcatagttgttaaattctgtgtcatttattCTCTTGATGAGAGTTGTCTCTTaagcaagcataccacatcttattgTCATACTGACCTGGTGCAATCTGCACAACAATAGCATGGGAACATCAAACGAACTTGTTGTATTGGCTTTGTCAATgttaaaggccgtatggtgacatagttgttaatttctgtttcaattggtttcttgtggaaagctgtctcattgaacatcataccacatcttatttctatGTTGGCCACTTACCGGATTCCTATGCAGTAACATTTTAAATCTTCGAAAGAAGAGATAATCATTGTGTTCGTTTTCCAGAGCCAGTTCAGTGTACTGATTCTCTGCATCATATCCAAATGCGACAAATTCTCTATCCTTGTTTAGGAGGAGACACGTTGGTGCCTTCAGAGACATCAATGCTGCTGCACCAGCATTCCATACttggtttgtttttatattactcAAAGGTTCTTTTATGAAGTCCGAGGTTAACTGAAATGAATATCCGGAATACGTGGTTCCGAAATCTATAGCACACACGAGTAGTCTACCATGAGTaatgtccgacattttgtccTAAACTATTTTTAATTGGATATCACAAGCTTCTGAAAGACAAAGTAAAGTAGGTTCTTTATTTGTAATTTCTAAATTagaatgagaatggaaatggggtatatgtcaaagagaaaacaacccgaccaaagagcagacaacagtcgaaagTTACCAATGTCACCAATGGGTCCAACGCAAAAAGAAAATCACGCACCTGAAAGTGGGCCTCAGCTGGCCACTAAATATAAATGTGTACCAGTTTAGTGAAAAGGGGCGTCGTACTACACcgcaaaacatataaatgaactaaaatttaaacaaaaaagatacaaatctaacaaaggccataggcccctgacttgggacaggcgcaaaacaacggcggggttaaacatgtttttttgagatctcaaccctctcctacACATCTAGCCTAATATATACATTAAagaaacacacaacaatacgcacagtaaaactcagttcaaaagaagtccgagtcccaTGCCAGAATAGGTAGCaaaataaactaattaaaatGGCAATGATATACAGGGCCGTAAATAGCCCTTTTAATactgaggcaaaatatatttataataaaaaaatttggcgaggggtctgggggccgcttaaGGACTCTTTCTTACATAAAAACGCAAatcatttttagctattttttcgacaatat contains:
- the LOC139486550 gene encoding heat shock 70 kDa protein 12B-like, with product MSDITHGRLLVCAIDFGTTYSGYSFQLTSDFIKEPLSNIKTNQVWNAGAAALMSLKAPTCLLLNKDREFVAFGYDAENQYTELALENEHNDYLFFRRFKMLLHRNPGLNRDTKIAAANGEEVQAKAVFGHGIAFLKNHALENFKRAGMEIDENEVQWVITVPAIWTDAAKQFMREAAQRADIFNDQLLVALEPEAASVLCRYTSDASGQSIFTSGSKYMVVDLGGGTADITIHQVAEDGTLKELHSASGGAWGGIKVDQAFEQLLIDIVEEDVYAEFQKRNASDHFDMGREFEVKKRTVKEGMSKNTYIKLPSALIETYTVLKGKTLKEAIEQSMYVNRVSQTADKLKIDSELLKGFFRDPLEHLVEHIREILNQPVAKDTNIFLLVGGFSESPIVQETIKARFPKHKVIVPQDAGLAVLKGAVLFGHRPKLISVRVSRMTYGIGISRLFTKGDPEELRFASGSAVLCRDVFHKFVEKGQPINKGDEHSMPFSAKGQNNRVRVYTSSMKDPKHVIDDSCKLLGEMMINISSEVTSGNNIQVRIEFGGTELVVEAKEKNTGEVFRSRFDFLSDK